The following are encoded together in the Funiculus sociatus GB2-C1 genome:
- a CDS encoding type II secretion system F family protein: MPTYIADVRDSTGAAKKDKIVADSVANARDAFREKWVSVGNIRESKSFDISKLSLEDIKTSLASVTVKDKAVFSRQFAAMVNAGVAIVRCLGVLSEQCSNPKLKKALVEISAEVQQGVNLSDAMRKHPECFDNLYVSMVQAGEVGGVLDEVLNRLAKVLEDMARLQNQIKGAMAYPMAVGFLAVVVFICMTVFLIPIFAGIFQDLGTELPALTLFMLWISGILRSWRIIIPIAAVIIISIVYRWYYKTPVGRLTMDRFFLKMPLLGDLNEKSCVARFCRIFGTLTRSGVPILTCMDIVRDTAGNQVIANAVDAAKLDIQQGGMMSLALQKEQVFPVLAIQMISIGEETGQLDAMMMKVADFYEDEVEQAVKALTSILEPIMMVVLAGMVAVILLSMYLPMFAVFDKLG, from the coding sequence ATGCCTACCTACATTGCTGATGTGCGTGACTCTACAGGAGCCGCTAAAAAAGACAAAATTGTTGCCGACTCCGTTGCTAATGCGCGTGATGCCTTTCGCGAAAAGTGGGTTTCTGTTGGAAATATTAGAGAAAGTAAAAGCTTTGACATCAGCAAATTAAGCCTGGAAGACATTAAAACTTCCTTAGCCTCAGTTACAGTCAAGGACAAAGCCGTCTTTTCCCGTCAATTTGCCGCTATGGTGAATGCGGGTGTGGCTATTGTTAGATGTCTGGGCGTTTTATCTGAGCAATGCAGCAATCCTAAGCTGAAAAAAGCTTTAGTGGAAATTAGCGCTGAGGTGCAGCAGGGTGTCAATCTCTCTGATGCCATGCGTAAACATCCGGAGTGCTTCGATAATCTCTACGTCAGTATGGTACAAGCTGGTGAGGTTGGAGGTGTCCTTGATGAGGTACTCAACCGCTTAGCCAAGGTACTAGAGGATATGGCGCGACTGCAAAACCAAATCAAAGGGGCTATGGCTTACCCAATGGCTGTGGGATTTTTGGCAGTCGTTGTATTTATCTGTATGACGGTGTTTTTGATCCCAATTTTTGCAGGCATTTTCCAAGATTTGGGAACAGAATTACCCGCGCTAACTTTGTTCATGCTGTGGATCAGCGGAATTCTTAGAAGTTGGAGGATTATCATTCCCATAGCTGCTGTGATAATTATCTCCATCGTCTACAGATGGTACTACAAGACACCCGTTGGTCGTCTGACTATGGATCGTTTTTTCTTGAAAATGCCGCTGTTGGGTGACTTAAATGAAAAATCATGCGTCGCTCGTTTTTGCCGCATTTTTGGCACCTTGACTCGTTCTGGGGTGCCAATTCTAACTTGTATGGACATTGTTAGAGATACGGCCGGAAACCAGGTAATTGCGAATGCAGTGGATGCAGCTAAGCTGGACATTCAACAGGGTGGCATGATGAGCTTAGCTTTGCAAAAAGAGCAGGTTTTCCCAGTTCTAGCAATTCAAATGATTAGTATTGGGGAAGAAACTGGTCAGTTAGATGCCATGATGATGAAAGTGGCAGACTTCTATGAAGATGAGGTGGAGCAAGCTGTGAAAGCACTCACCAGCATTCTCGAACCTATCATGATGGTAGTGTTAGCCGGGATGGTAGCGGTGATTTTGCTGTCAATGTATCTACCGATGTTTGCAGTGTTTGACAAACTAGGCTAA
- a CDS encoding sulfurtransferase TusA family protein — translation MNNPTASLGLPDEEMDLRGTPCPINFVRTKLRLEKMAPGALLEVWLDPGEPIEQVPDSLAMAGYTVEQVEDRAGFFALKVRRPHEL, via the coding sequence ATGAACAATCCAACAGCTTCGCTAGGTCTGCCAGACGAAGAGATGGATTTGCGTGGGACACCTTGCCCGATTAATTTTGTCCGCACTAAACTACGTTTGGAAAAAATGGCACCGGGAGCCTTGTTAGAAGTGTGGCTAGATCCAGGGGAACCGATAGAGCAAGTTCCTGATAGTTTAGCAATGGCAGGCTACACGGTAGAGCAAGTTGAAGACCGTGCTGGCTTTTTTGCGCTGAAGGTGCGTCGTCCCCATGAGTTATGA
- a CDS encoding type IV pilus twitching motility protein PilT, whose amino-acid sequence MELMIEDLMEQLIEMGGSDMHLQAGAPVYFRISGKLTPIGTEPLPPQECQKLIFSMLNNTQRKDLEQNWELDCSYGVKGLARFRVNVYKERGYYAACLRALSSKIPNFDQLGLPDVVRELTHRPRGLVLVTGQTGSGKTTTLAAMIDLINRTRAEHILTVEDPIEYVFPNIKSLFHQRQKGEDTKSFANALKAALREDPDIILVGEMRDLETISLAVSAAETGHLVFGTLHTSSAAGTIDRILDVFPPEQQPQIRAQLSGSLLAVFSQCLVPKHNPKAGEYGRVMAQEIMLVTPAIANLIREGKTAQIYSAIQTGAKLGMQTMEQALANYVKAGSISFEAAMGKSSKPDELQRIIGAAPAGAKAGAR is encoded by the coding sequence ATGGAATTAATGATTGAAGACTTGATGGAGCAACTCATCGAAATGGGTGGCTCAGATATGCACCTCCAAGCAGGAGCGCCAGTATACTTCCGCATCAGTGGGAAATTGACCCCTATCGGTACCGAGCCGCTTCCCCCCCAAGAGTGCCAGAAACTAATTTTTAGTATGCTGAACAACACGCAGCGTAAAGATTTGGAACAAAACTGGGAACTGGATTGCTCTTATGGGGTAAAAGGTTTAGCTCGCTTCCGGGTCAATGTTTACAAAGAACGGGGTTACTACGCAGCGTGTCTGAGAGCTTTGTCTTCTAAAATTCCTAACTTTGATCAACTGGGTTTGCCAGATGTTGTACGGGAATTGACTCACAGACCGAGGGGATTGGTACTGGTGACAGGACAGACGGGTTCCGGGAAAACCACCACTCTCGCTGCGATGATCGACTTGATCAACCGGACGCGGGCGGAACACATCTTAACAGTGGAAGACCCGATTGAATATGTTTTCCCGAACATCAAGAGCTTGTTTCACCAGCGTCAAAAAGGCGAAGATACCAAGAGCTTCGCTAATGCCTTGAAAGCGGCGCTCCGGGAAGACCCAGATATTATTCTGGTGGGGGAAATGCGCGACCTGGAGACGATTTCTCTAGCAGTTTCAGCCGCTGAAACTGGTCACTTGGTGTTCGGTACGTTGCACACCAGCTCAGCAGCTGGCACCATCGACCGGATACTGGACGTGTTTCCTCCAGAGCAACAGCCGCAAATCCGCGCTCAGTTGTCTGGTTCATTGTTGGCAGTCTTCAGCCAATGTTTGGTGCCTAAGCATAACCCGAAAGCCGGTGAATATGGTCGGGTTATGGCTCAGGAAATTATGCTTGTGACACCTGCGATCGCTAACTTGATTCGAGAAGGCAAAACCGCTCAAATTTACTCGGCAATCCAGACCGGAGCAAAATTGGGGATGCAGACGATGGAACAGGCTCTAGCTAACTACGTTAAAGCTGGTTCCATCTCCTTTGAAGCGGCGATGGGCAAATCGTCTAAACCTGACGAACTACAGCGGATCATCGGTGCAGCTCCAGCCGGAGCCAAAGCAGGCGCTCGATAA
- the grpE gene encoding nucleotide exchange factor GrpE: MNEEENQQDNTSLRVDDPMVVEGMGNEPLSETGNMSGELDLDVQVEGDQVSDAVPEASATSREAEADQNAQEGDSSASEALKRELEATRAQLEERTQQCESFKTQYMRIAADFENFRKRNLKEKEDSEVQVKRAMITELLPVVDNFERARSQIKPQTDGEWSIHKSYQGVYKQLADGLKRIGVSPMRPEGQEFDPNLHEAVMREPTDEYPEGAVIEQLVRGYFIGDRVLRHALVKVAAARDPVVPSEEGNRSEQES; encoded by the coding sequence ATGAACGAGGAAGAAAATCAGCAAGATAACACTTCACTTCGGGTTGATGACCCAATGGTGGTAGAGGGAATGGGGAATGAACCATTATCTGAAACAGGAAACATGAGTGGAGAACTGGATTTAGACGTGCAAGTAGAAGGCGACCAAGTATCTGATGCGGTACCAGAAGCCTCTGCAACATCAAGGGAAGCCGAAGCCGATCAAAACGCACAAGAGGGCGATTCATCTGCTAGTGAGGCATTGAAGCGGGAACTAGAGGCAACCAGAGCGCAGCTGGAAGAGCGCACCCAGCAGTGCGAGTCTTTCAAAACGCAGTATATGAGGATTGCGGCAGATTTTGAAAATTTCCGCAAGCGGAACCTCAAAGAAAAAGAAGACTCGGAGGTGCAAGTAAAACGCGCCATGATAACAGAATTACTGCCAGTGGTAGATAATTTTGAAAGGGCGCGATCGCAAATCAAACCCCAAACAGACGGAGAATGGAGCATTCACAAAAGCTACCAAGGGGTATACAAACAGCTGGCAGACGGACTCAAGCGCATTGGAGTATCTCCAATGCGTCCGGAAGGACAAGAATTTGATCCGAATCTCCACGAAGCGGTGATGCGCGAACCAACTGATGAATATCCAGAAGGAGCCGTGATCGAACAGCTGGTGCGGGGATACTTTATAGGCGATCGCGTCTTGCGCCACGCCCTAGTTAAAGTTGCTGCGGCTCGTGACCCCGTGGTACCCTCAGAGGAAGGCAATCGGTCAGAGCAGGAAAGTTAA
- the dnaJ gene encoding molecular chaperone DnaJ, translating to MARDYYEILGVSRDTDKEEIKRAYRRLARKYHPDVNKEPGAEERFKEINRAYEVLSEPETRARYDRFGEAGVASGVGAGPDLGDMGNFADIFESFFSGFAGGMGQTATRKRSGPVRGDDLRLDLKLEFREAVFGGEKEIRIPHLETCNVCNGVGAKPGTRAKTCPTCTGSGQVRRATRTPFGSFTQVSVCPSCNGEGQVIEEKCEGCGGNGRKQETKKLKITIPPGVDNGTRLRVSKEGDAGLRGGPPGDLYVYLFVEEDAEFQRDGINVLSEIKISYLQAILGCRLEVNTVDGPVELTIPSGTQPNTVQTLENHGVPKLGNPVSRGDQLITVGIDIPTRITAEERELLEKLAKIKGDRTGKGGIEGFLGGFFKG from the coding sequence ATGGCCCGCGACTACTATGAAATTCTCGGGGTTTCCCGTGACACAGATAAAGAAGAAATTAAGCGTGCCTACCGCCGTCTGGCTCGAAAGTATCACCCAGACGTAAATAAAGAGCCAGGGGCGGAAGAACGCTTTAAAGAAATTAACCGAGCCTACGAAGTCCTTTCGGAACCAGAGACACGCGCCCGCTACGACCGCTTTGGTGAGGCAGGAGTGGCTTCTGGTGTCGGTGCAGGCCCAGATTTAGGCGATATGGGCAACTTTGCCGATATCTTTGAAAGCTTCTTCAGCGGTTTTGCTGGCGGGATGGGTCAGACAGCGACCAGGAAACGCAGCGGCCCAGTTCGCGGTGACGACTTGCGCTTGGATCTGAAATTGGAATTCCGGGAAGCTGTATTTGGGGGGGAAAAAGAAATTCGGATTCCCCATTTGGAAACCTGTAATGTCTGCAATGGTGTTGGTGCTAAACCGGGAACGCGAGCCAAAACCTGTCCCACGTGCACCGGTTCCGGTCAAGTGCGCCGCGCTACTAGGACACCTTTCGGTAGCTTTACTCAAGTTTCTGTGTGTCCCAGCTGTAACGGCGAAGGACAGGTGATTGAGGAAAAGTGTGAAGGGTGTGGTGGCAACGGTAGAAAACAGGAAACTAAGAAGCTGAAAATTACCATCCCTCCGGGAGTAGATAATGGAACTCGCTTGCGAGTTTCTAAAGAAGGAGACGCTGGTTTGCGCGGTGGCCCTCCGGGAGATTTGTACGTTTATTTGTTTGTCGAGGAAGACGCAGAGTTTCAGCGCGATGGGATTAACGTCCTGTCAGAAATTAAGATTAGCTACTTGCAGGCGATTTTAGGTTGTCGTCTGGAAGTTAATACAGTTGATGGGCCAGTAGAATTGACGATTCCGTCTGGAACACAGCCGAATACGGTGCAGACGCTGGAAAACCACGGTGTGCCTAAGTTAGGAAACCCGGTGAGTCGGGGAGATCAACTGATTACGGTGGGAATTGATATTCCGACTCGGATTACGGCTGAGGAAAGGGAACTGCTGGAGAAATTAGCTAAAATAAAAGGTGATCGCACTGGCAAAGGAGGGATAGAAGGATTCTTGGGAGGATTCTTCAAGGGATGA
- the bioU gene encoding (S)-8-amino-7-oxononanoate synthase BioU produces MSVSINPTSLHPQPLSYQGRGEENPNPIRVGVLGFGGLGQAAARVLAPKREMILVAAADQKGYAYAAAGLDPDASIATYQAQGSLGYLESAGTLSSQSIQDLIEQANPVDGYFLALPNLPNTFMASVAQQFIQSGWRGVLVDAMKRTSAVQQMLALSEELQAAGITYMTGCGATPGLLTAAAALAAQSYSEIHSVKITFGVGIANWEAYRATIREDIAHLPGYDVERARGMSDREVEALLDETNGILTLENMEHADDVMLELAGIVERDRVTVGGVVDTRNPKKPLSTNVQVTGRTFEGKISTHTFTLGDETSMAANVCGPAFGYLKAGVALHRRGIYGLFTAAEVMPQFVK; encoded by the coding sequence ATGAGTGTTTCCATCAATCCAACTAGCTTGCACCCCCAGCCCCTCTCTTATCAAGGGAGAGGGGAGGAAAACCCTAATCCTATTAGAGTGGGCGTTCTGGGCTTCGGGGGACTGGGGCAGGCTGCTGCCAGAGTTCTTGCACCAAAACGCGAGATGATTTTGGTGGCGGCTGCTGACCAGAAAGGCTATGCCTACGCTGCCGCAGGGTTAGATCCAGATGCCAGCATTGCGACTTATCAAGCTCAAGGTTCGCTTGGTTATTTAGAGTCAGCAGGCACCCTCAGCAGCCAGAGCATTCAAGATTTAATTGAACAAGCAAACCCCGTGGATGGCTATTTTCTGGCCCTGCCAAATTTACCCAACACCTTTATGGCATCTGTGGCGCAGCAATTTATCCAGTCAGGTTGGCGGGGTGTTCTGGTAGATGCTATGAAGCGCACGAGTGCCGTCCAACAGATGTTAGCGCTCTCTGAGGAGCTGCAAGCGGCTGGTATTACTTATATGACTGGCTGCGGTGCGACACCGGGCTTGTTGACGGCGGCAGCTGCCTTAGCCGCGCAGAGTTATTCAGAAATCCACAGCGTCAAAATTACGTTTGGGGTAGGAATTGCCAATTGGGAAGCTTACCGGGCGACTATCCGCGAGGATATTGCCCATTTACCAGGTTACGATGTGGAACGCGCCAGAGGGATGAGCGATCGCGAGGTGGAAGCGTTGTTGGATGAAACCAATGGCATCCTGACTCTGGAGAATATGGAACACGCCGATGATGTGATGCTGGAACTAGCGGGAATTGTTGAACGCGATCGCGTCACAGTGGGCGGCGTTGTTGATACCCGCAATCCCAAAAAACCGCTCAGCACTAATGTCCAAGTAACGGGACGCACCTTTGAGGGCAAAATTTCCACCCATACCTTCACCCTTGGGGATGAAACCAGTATGGCAGCAAATGTTTGCGGACCTGCCTTCGGTTATCTCAAAGCTGGCGTAGCGTTGCATCGGCGAGGCATCTACGGTTTGTTTACCGCTGCCGAAGTCATGCCGCAATTTGTAAAATAG
- the rsgA gene encoding small ribosomal subunit biogenesis GTPase RsgA — translation MSSELEEPLSTQNSALSTVLGTVLAVQANFYQVRLEESRDAIQELLCTRRSRLKKIGQKVMVGDRVIVEEPDWAGGRGAISQVLPRQTELDRPPIANANQILLVFALADPPLDPYQLSKFLVKAESTDLDVCLCLNKSDLVSQEQVQQWRDRLHGWGYQPIFISVHTRMGMDELQTQLNDKITVFAGLSGVGKSSIVNYFIEDVNLRVAEVSGKLSRGRHTTRHVELFELPTGGLLADTPGFNQPDLDCVPEELVEYFPEAQKRLEVGRCQFSDCLHRDEPNCAVRGDWERYEHYLDFLEDAIARREHLHQQSDPDAAMKEKTKGKGQNQYEPRLNTKKYRRPSRRTQQQALQEFYQDPDN, via the coding sequence ATGAGTTCTGAGTTAGAAGAACCACTCAGCACTCAAAACTCAGCACTCAGCACTGTGTTGGGTACTGTGTTGGCTGTGCAGGCAAATTTCTATCAGGTGAGGTTGGAGGAGAGTCGGGACGCAATTCAGGAATTGCTGTGTACTAGGCGATCGCGTCTGAAAAAAATTGGTCAGAAGGTGATGGTGGGCGATCGCGTAATCGTTGAGGAACCAGATTGGGCTGGCGGACGAGGCGCGATTTCGCAAGTTTTGCCCCGCCAAACGGAACTGGATCGTCCCCCAATTGCCAATGCTAATCAAATTTTGCTGGTTTTTGCTTTGGCAGATCCACCGCTAGATCCCTACCAACTCAGTAAATTTCTCGTGAAGGCCGAATCTACGGATTTGGATGTCTGTCTTTGTCTCAATAAAAGCGATTTAGTCTCACAGGAGCAAGTCCAGCAGTGGCGCGATCGCTTGCACGGATGGGGCTACCAACCTATCTTTATCAGCGTGCATACTCGCATGGGGATGGACGAACTGCAAACCCAGCTCAATGACAAAATTACTGTCTTTGCTGGACTTTCTGGAGTTGGAAAGTCTAGCATCGTAAACTATTTTATTGAAGATGTCAATTTGAGAGTTGCGGAAGTTTCTGGGAAACTCAGCCGGGGTCGTCACACGACGCGACACGTAGAACTGTTTGAACTACCGACTGGTGGACTGCTGGCAGATACTCCAGGTTTCAATCAGCCAGACTTGGACTGTGTGCCAGAGGAGTTAGTCGAGTATTTTCCCGAAGCGCAGAAGCGGCTAGAAGTGGGAAGATGTCAATTTAGCGACTGTCTGCACCGCGATGAGCCGAATTGTGCAGTTAGGGGAGATTGGGAGCGTTACGAGCATTATCTAGATTTTTTGGAAGATGCGATCGCTCGCAGGGAACATCTCCACCAACAATCTGATCCCGATGCCGCCATGAAGGAGAAAACCAAAGGCAAAGGGCAAAACCAATACGAACCCAGGCTGAACACTAAAAAATATCGTCGTCCTTCCCGTCGCACTCAACAGCAAGCGCTACAAGAATTTTATCAAGACCCGGATAATTGA
- a CDS encoding GspE/PulE family protein produces the protein MTQSSPRNRALAVRNEFSPFGMKVIQQGLVDADQMRQAMVESRKSGRPLTEVLESITGRALPPDLLRQYKKQQLFELKILYGVESLDPEISQIPTGQLRALIETLIPIDICSRYQLVPLSKNDSEPPSVLVAMVDPDNLAAQDDLNRILRPQGIGLQRMVITREDYLHLINQYRDEKVKNEEAARLQKQTDVSDVIESFGVLEDAPDEDDGDISKEQAEDKPIINLVNKILLKALQEKVSDIHVEPQEEYLRIRFRKDGVLQQAFDHLPKQIIPAVTARFKIIAELDIAERRMPQDGRIRRVFEGRKVDFRVNTLPSRYGEKVVLRILDNSATQLGLDKLISDQESLDIVREMASRPFGLILVTGPTGSGKSTTLYSVLAERNDPGINISTAEDPIEYALPGITQVQVIREKGMDFSSILRAFMRQDPDVILVGETRDKETAKTAIEAALTGHLVLTTLHTNDAAGAIARLDEMGIEPFMVSGSLIGVLAQRLMRRVCSDCRDSYTPSKAELERFGLSASNLEDITFYKANTLAPDEAKEAKAQGNLCQKCNGIGYKGRVGVYEVMRVTEELQTLISQGAPTERIKELAVEQGMKTLLAYSLQLVREGHTTLEEVERVTFTDAGLEAELKAKRKSGLECKTCTAELKPEWLDCPYCMTPRFAD, from the coding sequence ATGACTCAATCTTCACCACGAAATCGCGCCCTTGCTGTCCGCAACGAATTTTCGCCCTTCGGCATGAAGGTGATTCAGCAGGGCTTAGTTGATGCCGACCAGATGCGGCAGGCTATGGTCGAAAGCCGGAAGTCTGGTAGACCCCTAACAGAAGTCCTAGAATCGATTACAGGGCGGGCTTTGCCCCCAGATTTACTGCGCCAATACAAAAAACAACAGCTGTTTGAGCTAAAAATACTTTACGGTGTGGAATCGCTAGATCCGGAAATCAGCCAGATTCCGACTGGGCAGCTGCGCGCTTTGATTGAAACCCTGATTCCAATTGATATTTGTAGTCGCTATCAACTGGTGCCATTATCCAAAAACGACTCCGAGCCGCCCTCTGTGCTAGTGGCAATGGTCGATCCCGATAATCTAGCCGCTCAAGACGACCTTAACCGCATCTTGCGACCTCAAGGAATTGGGTTGCAGCGAATGGTGATTACGCGGGAAGACTATTTGCATCTGATTAACCAATATCGAGATGAAAAAGTAAAAAACGAGGAAGCAGCTCGACTTCAAAAGCAGACTGATGTCTCAGACGTTATTGAAAGTTTTGGCGTTTTAGAAGATGCACCTGATGAAGATGATGGTGACATCAGTAAGGAGCAGGCAGAAGATAAACCGATCATTAACTTGGTCAATAAAATCCTCCTCAAGGCTCTGCAAGAAAAGGTTTCAGACATTCACGTTGAACCCCAAGAAGAATACTTACGCATTCGCTTTCGTAAAGATGGGGTGTTACAGCAAGCCTTCGATCACTTGCCCAAACAAATCATCCCAGCTGTCACTGCCCGCTTCAAAATTATTGCTGAGCTAGACATCGCCGAGCGGCGGATGCCTCAAGATGGTCGTATCCGGCGGGTGTTTGAGGGACGCAAAGTTGACTTTCGGGTGAACACCTTACCTAGTCGCTACGGTGAAAAGGTAGTATTGCGGATTTTGGATAACTCTGCTACTCAGCTGGGTTTGGATAAATTAATTTCCGATCAAGAATCCCTAGATATTGTCAGAGAGATGGCAAGCCGTCCCTTTGGCTTAATTTTGGTGACAGGGCCAACCGGGTCTGGTAAGTCTACCACCTTATACTCAGTTTTGGCAGAACGGAACGATCCGGGAATTAATATCAGTACGGCGGAAGACCCGATCGAGTATGCCTTGCCGGGGATTACTCAGGTGCAGGTGATTCGAGAAAAGGGAATGGACTTTTCTTCGATTTTGCGGGCGTTCATGCGACAAGACCCGGATGTGATTCTGGTGGGCGAGACGCGGGACAAAGAAACGGCAAAAACGGCAATTGAAGCAGCACTTACCGGACACTTGGTACTGACAACGCTACACACCAATGATGCAGCCGGTGCGATCGCTCGCTTAGACGAAATGGGCATCGAGCCATTCATGGTATCCGGTTCCTTGATTGGAGTCTTAGCACAACGTCTGATGAGGCGCGTTTGTAGCGATTGTCGCGATTCCTATACCCCCAGCAAAGCTGAACTGGAGCGATTTGGTCTATCGGCTTCTAACCTTGAAGATATTACCTTCTACAAAGCCAACACCTTAGCACCCGATGAAGCTAAGGAAGCCAAAGCCCAAGGCAACTTATGCCAAAAATGTAATGGTATTGGCTACAAAGGTCGCGTAGGTGTCTATGAAGTCATGCGCGTGACCGAGGAGCTGCAAACCTTAATCAGCCAAGGTGCGCCCACAGAGCGCATAAAAGAACTGGCTGTGGAACAGGGAATGAAGACCTTGTTGGCATACAGCTTACAGCTGGTACGCGAAGGCCATACCACTCTTGAAGAAGTAGAACGGGTAACGTTTACTGATGCCGGTCTGGAGGCAGAACTTAAAGCCAAGCGCAAGAGCGGTCTTGAGTGTAAAACTTGCACTGCTGAGTTAAAACCAGAGTGGTTAGATTGTCCTTACTGTATGACACCTCGCTTTGCAGACTAA
- the dnaK gene encoding molecular chaperone DnaK: MGKVIGIDLGTTNSCVAVLEGGQPIVISNTEGGRTTPSMVGFGKGGDRLVGQLAKRQAVTNAENTVYSIKRFIGRRWDDTEIERSRVPYTCIKGRDDTVDVQIRGRNYTPQEISAMILQKLKQDAENFLGEQVDQAVITVPAYFTDAQRQATKDAGTIAGLEVLRIINEPTAAALAYGLDKQDQEQRILVFDLGGGTFDVSVLQLGDGVFEVKATSGNNHLGGDDFDNCIVLWMIENFKKQEKIDLATDKMALQRLREAAEKAKIELSNMGSTSINLPFITADDTGPKHLETELSRAQFEELVNYLVEGTIEPVSQAIKDSGLTPNEIDRIILVGGSTRIPAVQDAIKKFFGGKTPDRSVNPDEAVALGAAIQGGVLSGEVEDLLLLDVAPLSLGIETLGEVFTKIIERNTTIPTTKSQVFSTATDGQTSVEIHVLQGERAMARDNKSLGKFLLAGIPPAPRGVPQIEVSFEIGVDGILKVLAQDKGTGREQSIRITNTGGLSATEVERMRLEAETFAEDDRRRVQVVELKNQLDSLFYSYESTLNDNGDLISEDLKTQVNQKGIQARTALANPSISVEEIKQQIEEFQQALFAIGAAVYQKANNGRESVEDYESVEGGIPPFQNTPDGTINEEDDFINFDDDNTVTADYEAVD; the protein is encoded by the coding sequence ATGGGAAAAGTCATTGGCATCGACCTCGGCACGACCAATAGTTGCGTGGCTGTTTTAGAGGGGGGTCAACCGATCGTCATCTCTAACACAGAAGGTGGAAGAACGACCCCTAGTATGGTGGGATTTGGGAAAGGGGGCGATCGCTTAGTAGGACAACTGGCAAAGCGGCAAGCTGTAACCAATGCGGAAAACACAGTTTACAGCATCAAACGCTTTATCGGTCGCCGCTGGGATGACACCGAAATAGAGCGATCGCGCGTACCCTACACCTGCATTAAAGGTCGGGACGATACCGTTGATGTTCAGATTCGGGGACGCAACTACACCCCTCAGGAAATCTCCGCGATGATCCTGCAAAAACTCAAGCAGGATGCCGAAAACTTTCTGGGCGAACAAGTAGATCAGGCAGTAATCACCGTACCTGCCTACTTTACAGATGCCCAGCGGCAAGCCACAAAAGATGCTGGAACCATTGCCGGTCTGGAAGTTCTACGGATCATCAACGAACCCACAGCAGCTGCACTTGCCTACGGACTGGATAAACAAGATCAAGAACAGCGCATCCTGGTATTTGACTTAGGCGGCGGTACCTTCGACGTTTCCGTTTTGCAACTCGGTGATGGCGTTTTTGAAGTCAAAGCCACAAGCGGTAACAACCATCTAGGTGGAGATGACTTTGACAACTGCATCGTCCTCTGGATGATAGAAAACTTCAAAAAGCAAGAGAAAATTGACCTAGCAACCGATAAAATGGCTCTCCAGCGGCTGCGAGAAGCCGCTGAAAAAGCCAAAATTGAGCTTTCCAACATGGGCAGCACCTCCATAAATTTGCCCTTCATCACCGCCGATGACACCGGGCCAAAACATTTGGAGACGGAACTAAGCCGCGCCCAGTTTGAAGAACTGGTAAATTATCTGGTAGAAGGCACAATTGAGCCAGTTAGTCAAGCGATTAAGGACAGTGGTTTAACGCCAAATGAAATTGACCGCATTATCCTGGTGGGAGGTTCCACCCGGATTCCAGCCGTTCAGGATGCTATCAAGAAGTTTTTTGGCGGCAAAACACCGGATCGCTCAGTCAACCCCGACGAAGCAGTAGCATTGGGAGCAGCAATTCAAGGCGGCGTATTAAGCGGCGAAGTTGAGGATCTGCTGCTATTAGACGTTGCCCCCCTGAGCTTGGGTATCGAAACTTTGGGAGAAGTGTTCACAAAAATTATTGAACGCAATACCACAATTCCCACCACAAAATCCCAAGTCTTTTCCACCGCCACAGACGGACAAACAAGCGTGGAAATTCACGTCTTGCAGGGTGAACGGGCAATGGCTCGTGACAACAAAAGTTTGGGGAAATTCCTCCTGGCAGGAATTCCCCCTGCCCCCAGAGGCGTACCCCAAATTGAAGTGTCCTTTGAAATCGGCGTTGACGGGATTCTCAAAGTATTAGCTCAAGACAAAGGTACTGGGCGAGAGCAGAGTATCCGAATTACCAATACAGGCGGCTTGAGTGCCACCGAAGTTGAACGGATGCGGCTAGAAGCTGAAACCTTCGCCGAAGACGACCGTCGTCGGGTGCAAGTGGTTGAGTTGAAAAACCAGCTTGATAGCCTGTTCTACAGCTATGAATCGACGTTAAATGACAACGGGGATCTCATTAGCGAGGATTTGAAGACGCAGGTGAATCAAAAGGGTATACAGGCACGAACCGCACTGGCGAATCCCTCGATTAGTGTTGAGGAAATAAAACAGCAAATTGAAGAGTTTCAACAGGCGCTGTTTGCTATTGGGGCTGCTGTTTACCAGAAAGCTAACAACGGACGCGAGTCAGTGGAGGATTACGAGAGTGTAGAAGGTGGTATACCCCCATTCCAAAACACGCCTGACGGCACAATAAACGAAGAAGACGATTTCATCAATTTTGATGATGACAATACTGTAACTGCTGACTACGAAGCAGTTGACTAA